The window CAACTGAGGGGGTGGGGACTAGCCCATCCCAGATAGTGAAGAAGCCCCCATTCACAGACCCTCCCCAACACGTATACACTATCTCTAGGAGCAGTGGCAACAGCCCTTCAAACCGCCCCAAGACCAGCTATTCTACTCCAACCTCTCACACCCACCCCAACCTAGCTATCTCCAATTTGATCTGAGAAAACCAATAGAAAGAGCCTCTccatcagcttttttttttttttttaacagtacaAGTTGTCAGCCCCTATTGAACACTTCCCAAAAAGGAACTCATCTCCTCTCAGGGCTGACCACATGGACCACTTCTCCCTGAAACTCTCATCCttgggtttttattttacctATTGAAACCACATGGAACAATACTAATCTGAAATAACAGCCTTCAGATTAAGACTATCCTAGTTAAGATTCCAGTTCTGTTACTCCCTAACTGAATGATCGTAGGCATGTTAAGatgaataatctttttttaaaaaaaaatatattttattgatttttcacagagaggaagggagagagatagagagttagaaacatcgatgagagagaaacatcgatcagctgcctcctgcacacctcccactggggatgtgcccgcaaccaaggcacatgcccttgaccggaatcgaacctgggacccctcagtacgcaggccgacgctctatccactgagccaaaccggtttcggcaaataaTCTTAAGCACGTTATTTACCCCCCcgctgagcctcagttccttcatctcAAAAATGGGAGCAATGACTTATATAAACGGGGTGGTTGTTGGGCATTGTGTAAGATTTATGAAAACATCTGTCATAGGCACTgacacatacagggtggggcaaaagtagatttgtGTTGTGAGTACGGGGAAAACAGAGTTAACAAAGCTATTgcaataatcataacctgcatgtctttttctatttgaacaactgtaaatctacttttgccccaccctgtatcgGATGTCAACTGTGAGCATTATTTCTATTGGTAGTCTTTGTATTCTCCCCTGAGGCTGCCTGACACTTTTCTCTGGAGGCTGAGAATGGAGATACCTGAAGTTAGACCTGACCTGCACAAAACCAGGACTGTAAAGTACTAAAAGCTGCACTTAGGACCCAATTATAGACTTCAAAAGAGAACAAAGGAGGTTTGAGGCCTAGAGAGGGACAGCatttgccaaaggtcacacagcagatGTCAGCAGGTGGAACAGCAGGCAAGCAGAGAGAGGGGCAACTGAGGGTGTGGAGAGAGAGGTCAGGGCTGAGGTATTGAGCTGAGTCCAAAGACAAGCAGCCTAGCAAGAGGCTCTCCAGCTGACATTGCCCCATTTCCCATGCCCAGCAGGGGCTGGCATTTGCCTCTCTCTGGAGCTGCTCCTTCTGGGTTCCTGAGGTTGCAGTAGTTTCCCAAAAATGAGAGGTAAATAGCCCTGTTGTTTCCTGAGGAACCAACGCCATAATCAGACAAAGTGCTGCCTCACAGTTGGCTACTTCTATAAGGATGCTCCACTCCCGGCACCACCCAGACAGGTGCCCTCCACCAGGGTCCTTCCCAAGacctttctggaggctctgaaCACCATCACCCCAGGGTGGCCCGGTGCATACCATGTTGCTCAAGGCTCAGCATCCTGTTTCGAGAGAGTCTGCTCCTCCCAGCAACCCCAAGAGTGGCATAAGGACtcttttctgttttgtatttttctctctccccaaaaAGCCAGACATGGGTTGTCATTAAAATGTGATGAGGAGTCTTACTAACCTTCGAAAATGTCCTGGGCTGATGTTAACCCCCATCACAGGCAAGCTGGAGGCATTGGGCCAGTGTATTGTGCTACTTGATTTTTTCTTTAGGTTATGTTGTCTTTATTTATATAGTTCCCCTCTCTCTATCCCCACCTGCCACCCGACTGCCCACATCCTCAGGAACCAGGACTGGGTCTTCATGGAGGAGATCTGTCTTCTTTCTGCTTAATTACAGATTTGATACCTCACCCAAAGCTCATGTGTTCTggctctccacctcctccttagTGTTCATGTATGAACTCCTTTGCCCAGCACCAATGGGAATCCTCTGGTTTAGACATCCACCTAAAGATAAAGGCTTCACTAATTGGACTCAGGACTCTAGGATTCAGTGATGTCAGAATTCTATATTTCTAAGATTCTGTAACAGATTCACAGTACTAGAATTCTGTGATGCTAAGATCCCATGACTAGATTCTATGCATCTAGAATTTATGATTTTTGTGTTTCATGAATTTGTCTTTGACATAGCAACAATAGCCAGTACCCACGTGGCTGGGGTTTTTGTGATTGCTTTCCAGAAGAGGCAAGTCTTAGCTCTGGGCTTACTTCTCTGAATTCACTGAGaacaaagaaaggagaggctggatagGTGAAGGGTAGCACTCCCATGGATATGCATCAGTGTGTTATGCCCAGGCAGCCCAGTCCTAGGCCCCAACACTCAATCCATCCCCCCTAGCTCCTCATTAGGGCTCCAGTATCTGAAGGCGGCAGGAAAAGCAGGCTCCTTTGAGGCCCTTCGACTTTTGAGGCCCTTCCACCCAACAGCCTTTCCTTCCTGGCCTGTCCCATGCTCCAGAGAACGTTTACTGAGAGTCTGGCCTGAGGGGGAGATAGGATTAAGCCCTGGGCAGGGAGCCAGTGGAGGAGATATGGGAGATTCCCTAGGGAGCTTTGCAGCTTTCCCTGAAGGCGAGGAAGGAACAGAGGCCGGAAGTGGGGGGTTTGGGTGAGGGCACTGGTAAGGGTGGGGTGACCAGTACTGCAttgtggggctggagctgggcttCCGGCCATTGACTGATGGGTGACAAGTGACCTCCAGCCTGGCGCCCTGGGGCTGGTCTGGTTGTTGAACCCTTATCCTTTGACTCAGGTTCCTGTGCCGAGTCAGACTCCCAGGAAAACCCGGGAGTGCAGGAGTCAGGGGTGGGAAACCTGATCCTCCAGGGGCTTCTTTCTGGGAGGTCAAGAAAGGGggcaggccctaaccggtttggctcagtggatagagcgtcggcctgcggactgaaaggtcccaggtttgattccggccaagggcatgtaccttggttgccggcacatccccagtgggaggtgtgcaagaggcagctgattgatgtttctctcccatcgatgtttctaactctctatccctctcccttcctctctgcaaaaaatcaataaaatatattaaaaaaagaaaaaagaaaaagaaagtgggcAGGACTTTCCAAGGATCACATCTGGGATTTGGGGCAGAACAAGGACTGGCATTCGGGATTCCTGTCTCCAGTCCTAAGCTGTTCCCCCCAAATTCCAAAGGGTCCCAGGATTACATACTGCTCCCCCAATGGTTTGGCCAGACTCTGGGCTAGAGAAGGGGCCTGCCTCCAAGTCACCTCCCCAGAGCTATctgtgcacgcgcacacacacacacacacacacacacacacacacacacacaccctccagctctgagggcttgCTTGAAGCTGCCAAACCCGATTTTCCCCGTTGGCTGCCTAGACTGGCTGGAGCAGGAAACCCTTCTCAGGGCATGGACCCCGCAGGCCAccgtcctcctccccctcctcttctcctctcacACCCTGCCCTTCCCACTCACCTGTGCCACCTTCACTTCCTCCTCCACTTGCCTTCCATCTCCGCTTGGCTGCTCACAGGTGCTCGGAGGTGTGGTCCAGTGCGGGCCCTCTTCGGgccttagtttttttgttttgtttttaatccagctttgtgtgtgtgtgtgtgtgtgtgatgaaatATACATGAcacaaaaaaaggacacatatgtaataccctttgtaatactttaagcaataacaaaataaaaataaaagcgaatggataggaaaaaaaagaaatatacatgaCACAAATTATACCATTTTAACCatgttttaagtgtacagttcagtgacattaagtatattgtgcaaccaccaccaccatccaactCCAAACccaaactctgtacccattaaataataaccctccattcttccctccccctcaAGCCCTGCAACCACCATTTTAGTTTATGTCTATGACTTTGACTACTCGAGtgggcctcagtgttctcatctacaGATCAACTGTGAGGAGGTTCCCAAGAAAAGGGGGGTGTGAATAGCAGTGGGCCACCACTTAGATAGTGGGTTGGTGCAATgttgggggcacagcctgggtgGTGGGAaggaagccctgctctgtggaatTCTGGGGGTTGGATTGTCAGGGTGAAAGATGCAAGGGAAGGGAGTATGCCCTCCTGGTTTCAGGGGATCTCTCTGGGAGACTGAAAAAGACAgagaacatcatccagaacatgTTAGCAGTGTTCAGTGCCCTCCCCACAATTAAGTGCAGGGCCTTGTGTGATCCGTTTAATGTCTGTCTCCCATGGAGCTGCGACTCCCACCAGGAAGAACTCCCACAGTCTTGCTCACTGCTTTATCTCCAGAACTTGGCACCCtccctggcacatagcaggcactACTGACTGAGACAGAGTTTCAGATTGAAACAGAGTTTCAGACAGAGTTTCAGATCAGCTCACCTAACCAAGGCCCCTGATCCAAGCTGCCACACAGCCCAAGCCCTTGTCCTCTGGCCTGGGAGCTCCCCAGTATTCTCAGCCTCTGGGGAGCTGCGGCAGGGTGGGAGAGTGTGAGCCTTATCCCAGTCATCCACGGGGTCACCTGGACTGGGGTGGTGGGTGCCCTCTGGCTGCTGTTGCCTCTGGAGTCTGGACGGGGAGGAGAGGTGGGAGcctggagggggaagggcagtggAGGAGCCAGCATTGCAGAGGGAGCTAAAAATAGCCAGAAGAGATGATGTCATCAGGTTCCCACAGCTCGGCAccccctcactcacacacatacagacTTACTCTCacagacacagatacacacagacacagtgttgggcatgcatacacacacgcacactcacactgATGTAGGGGAGGGAGGCTTCTGggtcccagggctgcaggggcagggaagTCTGGTGAGTGTGtctgcatgtatgtgtgtgtgtctgtgtgtctgggtTGGCATGAGTTTGATTGCATGTGTCTATATGCTTGTGTCTGAGTgcatgcatgtttgtgtgtgtgttcatttgtaGGCATGTGGATGTGTTACATGTGTCATGTGAGGAGGTCTATGTGTCTTTGTGTCTGTGCATATCTCTGTTTATAGGCATGAACTTGCAAGCATGTGTATTTGATACATTGTGCATCTGTGAGTCCACTTATATTTACATGTCTGCGCGGATTGTGTCATGTGTCTTTATATGTGTGAGCCCCCCTTGGGGACTAGCCCAGCCACTTTCCAGCTCTGATTGAAGTTCAGTGCTCCCCCAGTACCCTAAGGAATCTCATCCCCCACCCAATACTGTCTGGCCACGGTATGTCAGAGaattctctgtccctcccctcctctcagggTCCCATTCTCTGGCAGACTTTGGAATAGATGGACACAGACACAATTCATTTTTCCCCCACAGGTTTCCTGAACCCCAGGGGCCAGGCCAAAGGTCTCAACCCTCAGGGAAGGGAGCCCTGGAACTAGAGCCAGATTTGGGGACCTTGAGACACACACTAACCCATTCATAAAGTGACACATTAGAGACAGGGCCCCTCACAACGTTTCCTGTCACTGAGACACAATGCCATGGAGACACATCCCACAGAAACCCCGTTACACCCAGTGGCACATGGGCGCACACTCAGAAATTCAAATGGAAAATCCCCAAGCCAGAATGCTTAGCACCCTCCCTCTTCTGGACTCAAGCTGTcttgccccacccccagaggCCTGGCTCAGCTGTTTTCCTGTCCTGGAAAATACTGACCTCAGAGAGTGACTGGGGGCTGAAGGTGGTACACCCTCTCAGAAGCGACCATTTCCTTGttcaggctgccccctccccctcttgaCCTTCATTCCTCTTAGCAGAGCTGATGCCTCTCTCTGGCACACCCATACCCTCACAAACACACCTTAACGCTCACAGCTGGCCACAGAGGCACATTCGATTGCAAAGGCTTACTCGGTCACATGTCCACTTACACTCCCATTGTTCTGGTCTCCCACAtgctctcagacacacacaccagcaaCTACACCTACACACTGACCATCCCAGGCACACAGAGCCACATACACCGCACTGAATCATTCACAGGGTTACAGGCAAGCAGTGAAATCTCTTTCCTCCTATCCTTTCCTGATCGGTTCCTCTATCTTCCTCCCCAAGGACCTGGCTCCCTGTAGGTTCCAAGTTGTCTATGCAGACCCTTTTCCCCGTGCAGAGGGGAGTGCAAGGCAGGAAGGCCCTGACCTCATAGGGTAGACCAAAAGCTGAAGCCAAAGGTGGGGAGTTGGTGCGTGTTGCTGACCTTGTCCTGTCCTTCCACTGTCTAGCTGTGATCCCTGCTGCTGTCACTGAAGCCTGTCCCAGCCCTCATACCCTGCAGTCAGCTGCAAATACCTCAGAGTGGAGTAGGCAGAAATGATTGTATTAGGCTGCTATTCACCACCCATGGCCCCCAGAAGATACAGGTCCGGAGCCAGCCAAGCTTCTGGACTAGTTTCTGGGCATTTCTAGAGGATCAGGAAGCTGCCAGGTTGACAGAGGCGTCTGAGAactgaggagaggaaggagagggaagagtgTGAGGAAGGCAGCAAGCAGTCCTGGAAGCTCCACTGCTCTTAGATTCATTCACTTCCCCACGCCCTCCACTTCCAGCCAATATGTCTTCCATTAAGGCTCTCGGCCTTTTCGGAAGACCGCCATCGAGACCCCTCTATACCTTTGGGGTAATATTTCACAGAGCATGTGTCCCCTTGAGTGCCTATGCAGGGCTAAGGTGGGGGAAACTTCAGTGACCCTGTTTTTCCAACCCCAAATCCTGGCTCGGGGCCCTTGGCTAACCTTGCAGTGGAAGGATCCACACACTGGTGGTGACATTGTGGCTGTTGTTGATATCTCTGGCCATGGTGGCAAGGTTGGTGGCTGCAGTGGTGGCAGTTGGGCTTTGGGGTTTCTGCCGGTACCTTCTGCGGCTACACTTGAACATCTTGGGAAACCTGGGCCGAGGCCAGCCCATACCCGGCCTGCGGTAAGGGGGCCGTAAGCCCTGGGGCCGAGGGGCACGGACGAGCTGAGAAGGCCCCATGGGCACAGAACGCTTCTGTGAGTGTGCCCAAGggtgctgctggccagggcagctGAGGTCTTTATGACATACAGAGTGCGTATGGGTGGGGCTCTTTATTACAGGTCCTggtccccggcccctccccctagGTCAGGTTCTCTCCGCGGGTCAGCCCAGCCAGAAAACCTCAGCCCGGCCCCTTGGGAAAAAGGAACTCCGAGGAGGGGAAAAtcacttctttattttctcaCTCATCCACATTAACACTATTAAcaattttattgagcacttactctgtgccaaaTTTGATACCAAGTACCTTACAAACAACAACCCTACAAGGAAATTCTATAGTTATTCCCATTTCACTCGACTCTTGTTATTGATGGTAGTTATGTCCTAATAAAGCTACCACTATGAACAGTGAATTAGCAAATATTGAACCAATGCTCCTAGGAGAAGTACAAGGTTAGATTCCTACCAGGTTATAACATTTTCATCAAGTGATTGATCAGTACATCACCTAGTTTTATGTGTTTctctgtttaaagacacctaatttaaaaattaatgttgactcgttaacattgaactcacagcCAATAGCACTATAACTTATACCTGAATGAAGTTCATATAACACACATGTGTCCTTTGAAAGGCACGTCACAACCTTCTTGTGCTTAGCAATATTCGATAGCACTTCAGCATGACATCAGGGCCAGTTAAACagcaaaatcaccaacaaaaagccCCCAAATGCAAAACACGTGACACTAAAAAGACCACATTATATTACATTATAATGGCTGAAGTGAGAAGGCAGGGTGTCCTCCTGTTCAACCTCAGCTGAGAACATGCAAGTTGGGCACCTCAAATCTTTGCAGCTGTACACATGTCCATGAATAACCTCAAAAGTACCATGCATATTGGTTTGGGGTTACAGATAAATTTTAATGAGTAGGTAATTCACAATATGTAATCTGTGAATGATGAAGATTGATCGTCTAAGGAAATTGAGGTTCAGGTGAAGTCACACAATCAGGGTCAGGCAGGGATTCAGATCCATCATGGCCAAGGTCCAAAGCCCCGACATTTCACTCTTGTTATTCTGCACTCACTCATTCTGTCATTCAGGAAATGTTCACTAACAAATTCATATGTGCAGGACACTAGGGACATAGATTAATGTGACCTGGTTCCAGGTCTTCCCGAGACAAAAGAGAAAGCCATGTGGACAATCAGTGCAGGAAGAGAAATGGCGAGATCATCAGGGGATGTAAGAGGTTCCAACCCTGGGTTTATCTCCTTTCTTGTagcagacagaaacatcaatggctcTGCTAGGCCTTGTACTGAGTTCTTGTGGAACTTTGGGCTTGCTCCTTTCCCTCTACGTCTTagccctctcttcctttccctcgtATCCCACCTGTACAggcccccttccccccttccccgcctCCACCTTGTCTCTTGTCCCTCAGGAGACAGCTGGGAGACTGAGAGGCCCTCCACACCACACTCAAAGTCCTTACACCGTCTTCCCTTCCAGTTTCCATTCTTGCCATCCTCAGTCTTAGAAACCAACCCAGCCCCCATCCACTTCTAGCCACTATACCTATAAACCCACCTGCCCTTGGCCATCTTCCTACTCAAGTCCCAGACCAAGGCCTCTTTCCCTGTTCTTTCTGGAAGCCAGTCCTTCCTGCCTTTTTCAAGATTCCATCAATGTAGACAGTCTGTTTGATGGGGGGTAAGACGTAGACTCTGGCACCAGACTGAGCTGAATACTGGCTCAGCCACTTACAAGCTATGTGATCATGGCAAGAAcgtaacctttctgtgcctctgttcCCCCATATTTAAAAAGGAGataagagccctggctggttttgctcagtggatagagtgtcggacctcagactgaagagtcccgatttgattcaggtcaaggctATGTACCTCTAGgctcaatgtgtctctctcacagtgatgtttctgtctctccccctcccttccactttctctggaaatcaatggaaaaatatcctcaggtgaggattaaaaataaaaaggaaataagagaatctatctcataggattgttgtgaaggAAAAATGATTTACCATATATGTATTGCATTTAAAACATGATCCGTAAAAATATTGTGTTGTCAGTTTCCCCTCTCTTGTCtcttcagctgcctcctcccattacaaaaacacaacaaaatttaaaatccaCTTTGTCCATGCCATACCCGCTCTGGCTGGGACT is drawn from Myotis daubentonii chromosome 3, mMyoDau2.1, whole genome shotgun sequence and contains these coding sequences:
- the P3R3URF gene encoding PIK3R3 upstream open reading frame protein; the protein is MGPSQLVRAPRPQGLRPPYRRPGMGWPRPRFPKMFKCSRRRYRQKPQSPTATTAATNLATMARDINNSHNVTTSVWILPLQVLRRLCQPGSFLIL